Part of the Trichoplusia ni isolate ovarian cell line Hi5 chromosome 16, tn1, whole genome shotgun sequence genome, TTTTATACtactttatattaaatcttCATGAACATAGTACAAAATCTTCAACATCTCATTTTGAATTAAGCTTCTGGCTAAGCACCAAAAAGGTTCTAACCATAATAAACTCCTCGTAAACAAATCGATCGAATGAAAATCTGATTTGACCTTACCGTTCTTGTcttgaatattgaataataaaatctgtGAAAAATACAATCTTGAGCTTTAAATGAATTGTCTTGTAGCACTTTGAGGGATTGAGAGAACTCAACATAATTTGTATAGACAGGTGGCAATGACCGTGACGGTTTGAGGCGAAAAACAGAAGATTCTAGAAAATATTGCAGGCTCACTGGTATTGTATaactgttaaaatgttttttcgcAGACGAAAATGTGAGCAACCTTTCAGGATACATTTTAAGTCGCCattaaattaatctttgtcATTTTGAAGTCTGTGTCGCAAGCCTGACTCGCAATTGACCGTTATTTTTGAAACCGGCATATAATGacagttttgtttgtttccttCAGGTTGATCACCTTCGGGTTAGCTTGCATTCTCTCCTGCGCCATATTCTTCGGCTTGACAATCGCCATCATCGCCGGCATCGCCTATGGGTATAACTACTCTATGGCCGAGTTTATTACGTTCACACGTACGTATATACTTCCCTTTAAAAGATACAAAAGAAATCAATATAGCAAAGCTAAACTCACATACCTACTGTCTTGGAAAAACGACTCCTGcgctaaagaatttaatccgtCGATAAACTGTAGAATTGAAACCATACGTCATAAGCCAGTACACGAGTATGTGCTACTTGATtgctaacataaataaaaatgattttcttcaAATGTTATgacgtttattttcatttcttgtatataataataaatacttgtttatatttatatttgtattgtatcTCACTTTCAGGGTCTGACGTGACCGTGTTCATGCGTCGCGGACAGTTCGGAGACAAACCGGATCTCGGGCAACGGTTTAGGAGAACTGGAGAAGAAGACTGTAAGTATTTGTTTGAAATACTTTGATCAAGAGCTGtcgttgttaaataaataattatgagtccGACAAATTAAGGAATGAAGATATTAtaatagcattaaaaatatgtaacagCCTCCAAATACCTGTTAGATGGAGGCCATAACCCACTACCCAAGTTGCATTTAACTCGTTTTTGTCTattgtgtcccactgctgggcaaaggcctccccaaatccttccacgactctctgtTTTGAGCCCCTTGGGACCAACCCATGTGTTAAGCGTTTAGATCGTCTCGCCACCACTTCCTAGGCCGCCCGCGCCCgttttgctttaaatattatatcatctTTGTTACGCCCAACGCTCCAAAAGTGATTTAGGAGTAATATCCTTATGTACCTAACATTACGGACATTATGGACTTCAATAGAGtattatattttcagtattCACTTCGAACGCCACCAACGATTACGAGGACCAGCGGCCTCGGTCGGAGAGCAAGCCGCTCGCCGACACGTGGCTGAAGTCCCAGGACACGAGGAAGTACGCCGAGATCCTCACAAGATACTCCCCCAGAAAGGGGGACATGCTGGAGCAGCCGGGAGTGCAGGAGCCCACGAGAGTACTACCCACTGACAGTAATGTGAGTAGCCTAATAATATAGTAGGATCTGGTGACGCActcaaagctttttttttttgttaaggcggggctATCTttatggacacccacctcctcgggggaggaaatgggtagtgtcagactcttactgactaaacatGAACCGCTGTGTTACGTCTGCCGCGTTTTTGTATCGGTGTATGTGCGTTGCAATGCTTCATACACAAGTAATCTAAGCCTActgtaaattaagtaaaaaggAGTTACGTATTATTTTGAAGACCCTAAACATCGTTCTAGAAGTTGACGGTTTATTCTGCTACGGATTAGATTTATACTCCATCCCAGATGAACGTCCCTTATCATGAGCTTATACGGGAAGGTTGAGGTGAATAGAATTGCGattcaaaaatgaataaaaatattcgttCGCTATCCAAATTCTAAAACAGGAATTCTTCTTTAACTCAAGTTTCTCATCGAGTATTTGCAATTCAAATGTGGTAATGCAATCTAAACGTCAACGATCCTTAGATTGATATTACTTTGTAGTTACACATCCCACATTATTCTACCATGGAAGAGTATTGAAGCAgactaacaaataatttatccaGTACCTACAATAAGCTAGATTCGAACTATACACTGCTATGCTAACAAAGTTCATTGATAAATAGGTTAATTTAACTTCATTAAGCAGTCTAGCTCTTAAATTACTACCTAATCAGACCGTCTAAGCATTTTCAGCTAgacaacttttaattaatgaatgcAGTACAATTTACTTTCAATTACGTCAACACAATGAATTGACGCAATTAGAGACGTAGCAATACTATGCGAGTATCGAGAGAATGTTTCTTATTGACAACGATTAATTAAAGGTAGGCAGACTCTAGAATGGGTAAGGACTAGCGGGAGAGTCTTGAACTCCTTGGTTTAAACGTAAGGTCTTTCGCGCACTACGCACCATTTATTCCTTCGGGCAACTAGCTGCCTTTCAGCGGTATGGCCATGgaagaaattataattgttattaaactaTCTCGTACAAACGCAAACCAAAGAAAAGTCATTGAATTTTTCCTTTTCTAAAGAGACAAATCATATTGTATCTTTATAGCAGATCGCGCATTTTCAGGCAAGTTTATTATTCTACATGCCAGTGCAATATTTTGTTGCGAGCTTGTGTAAAGCCAAATACACACACGTTTACTCATTATGCCCATGAACCGGCTGCGCTCAGCCATCTAGCTTTCGGCGCAGCCAGAAATTCGTGAATGCCTTATGCACGGGCTGCAACACAACGTGATGTCTTACTAGCTGCCAAAACTTGCCCCAGGCAGAATGCCTAGTGCGATAAATGCGGCCTAATGGTATACCTTAATATAAGGCGCACTCGAAATATACggttatttgaaattatttgctttatcgttaattgtttcattaattataagaaaactaaattaagtAAAGTTAATGAAAGAAAAGGTAACGCTCGACGTGCAAACTTAGTTCAAAGTCACCAAGACACTACCACAATTCAAACTCATAGAGAATGTTACGAAAGCTAGGGTCTTCAGAGACTAGATCTTGTGGAACTTTTGTAACCTCATGTACGAAAGGTTTGCTCTCTAGTACATGACACGCTATGGACTAATTACAATTGTCATCGACAAACAACAGTTTTTTAAAGAAGACATGTATAAAACCTGTCTTTCTCACATTATAGGAAGGAGAACAGGAACAAACGGAAGGGCGCTACAGACCGACGGAGTCTTCCATCATATCGATCGTACCAAACCCGCTGATACCCACTGTGTCTTGGCGCAGTGGCTCCTCAGAGATCATGATGAGAAACTTCAAGCCCATGCAAGACTTCACTTCGATCAACAGAGGGACAGAACTACCAGACACCCTGTTCCCGCCCGTCGACCAAGATGGATCGAAGTCGATTAACATAATTAATCCCAAAGAAATGGCAAAGGGATCCGTCGACGATAAACTACGAGATGATTTTCATAAAAGGTTAGGATTTTTGTACCGAAAATTAGTTCAATAGAATTAGGTACAAAAAATTGCTCTTGGAATAAACCAAGAACTTCAGCAACCAGACTTAGTTACCCAGCATTTATCGCCATTGCAACACCGTATCAGTTTTACAGATCGCAATACGTTAGTAAAGTAGTAATGAAATTACATTCAAATTTACAACGTAGGTCATTTCGAACTGTcgacaaatgtttgtggaagACCCACATCGAGCTCCAAGGCTTTCACATTAGGAACtgagattttcattttattgaattcCTCTTATGTTTCGTCTACTTTCAGCTATGTACCAATGCGTGTGTGGGGGACTACCACACGTCCTGTCATCTCCGACGAAGTCAACGATGACGTGGACGAGGACAACATCGTATACAAACCCGTGTAGATACCGCGCATGCGCGAAAATACGGTCTTATTGTTACACATGAGTAAAATACTTCTGAGTGtagaaagaagtttttttttcagaaaaacacTTTAACTGGggaacattgttttattatattacacgtATACCTAACATTCATGGATGCTCAgcatactaacattataaacgcgaaaggttgtatgtatggatgtttgttcgtctttcacgtaaaaaccacgGTAAgcatttagacgaaacttggtacagagatagtttaTGACCATGATTAGCACTGaggatagttttttatcccgattttatgagACCGaggggatcatttttgatttgtagattataggcccgcgggcaacaactagtatatAATGAAATGCCTGTGGGTAAGCAATCCTAAACTAACATTGCCACtattaatagttaattattaagGGG contains:
- the LOC113502152 gene encoding uncharacterized protein LOC113502152, yielding MCYICSCFAWGLDLVQRLITFGLACILSCAIFFGLTIAIIAGIAYGYNYSMAEFITFTRSDVTVFMRRGQFGDKPDLGQRFRRTGEEDLFTSNATNDYEDQRPRSESKPLADTWLKSQDTRKYAEILTRYSPRKGDMLEQPGVQEPTRVLPTDSNEGEQEQTEGRYRPTESSIISIVPNPLIPTVSWRSGSSEIMMRNFKPMQDFTSINRGTELPDTLFPPVDQDGSKSINIINPKEMAKGSVDDKLRDDFHKSYVPMRVWGTTTRPVISDEVNDDVDEDNIVYKPV